A single Mustelus asterias chromosome 4, sMusAst1.hap1.1, whole genome shotgun sequence DNA region contains:
- the LOC144492365 gene encoding glutamine amidotransferase-like class 1 domain-containing protein 3, mitochondrial, whose protein sequence is MGKKRVAIILSGCGVYDGSELHESSAAMVHLSRAGAEVQLYAPNVDQMHVVNHMTGQPTEEVRNVLVESSRIARGNIKDLSQFSINDTDALIIPGGFGVAKNLSNWAVKGKDFTVEASVESTVKKFHATKKPIGLCCISPVLAAKLIPGCELTMGYDTECEKWPFAKTAQAMADLGCKHVNKHVNETHIDKQNKLVTTSAFMCNAPIHEVFDGVGEMVKEVLKMA, encoded by the exons ATGGGGAAGAAGCGTGTGGCCATCATCCTCTCCGGCTGCGGGGTCTACGATGGCAGTGAGCTACACGAGTCCTCGGCAGCGATGGTTCATCTGAGCCGAGCTGGCGCCGAG GTACAACTCTATGCCCCCAATGTGGACCAGATGCATGTTGTAAACCATATGACCGGCCAACCAACCGAGGAGGTGCGCAATGTGCTGGTGGAGAGCAGCCGGATCGCCAGGGGTAACATCAAGGATCTGAGCCAGTTCAGTATTAATGACACGGACGCGCTCATCATTCCAG GTGGTTTTGGAGTTGCTAAGAATCTGAGCAACTGGGCAGTGAAAGGGAAGGACTTCACGGTGGAGGCATCAGTGGAATCCACTGTAAAGAAATTTCATGCTACAAAGAAACCCATTGGCCTGTGCTGCATCTCTCCAGTGTTGGCGGCTAAACTCATTCCTGGGTGTGAATTAACTATGGGTTATGATACAGAATGTGAAAA GTGGCCCTTTGCAAAAACAGCCCAGGCCATGGCAGATCTAGGTTGCAAACATGTCAACAAGCATGTGAATGAAACACATATCGATAAGCAAAATAAATTGGTGACGACCAGTGCCTTCATGTGCAATGCTCCCATTCATGAGGTTTTTGACGGAGTTGGGGAAATGGTGAAAGAAGTCTTGAAGATGGCATAA